The Fibrobacter sp. genome has a window encoding:
- a CDS encoding transglutaminase family protein: MRKFSFREISKTLLLCAASLNLGFSSDLPWLGFAFAVAFAVLLFRYDAAHVPVYRKSVAYGLIVPFAFWWVFSPEVEYGMSPWLVYIPAYYLLSLAYLQKRSLGNGGYDVFVLFNGVAVLLLSCYQARAVGVAVNFATLLLLLHAYGRPGVKLWKHALFLLLFAGFTAISFGGLKYWRSHGQYRSQKAADYFAKRHLMGFDPVVKLGSFESNFVNKYNREVVLRVWDTLAPNYMRAAVYEKYVGGIWKLPAHSERQLYPARYKVDYAVFEKGDSASASNRSRSVWVQSALDNFGFIFAPYEAVAVAAKNADSVEYFKSNVFKQGETRRGDWFYYMPTDSADPYATFEGYGDAPDSAYLQVFAPLAGFLDTVATEMGLDTLAGYPDSVKPYAYSHAIGSYFLLNFAYSLRVDESGATAEAKLGPHSDPLRIFWATRSGYCEYYATLSVLLLRRAGIPARYVTGFARPEVMPGRPYALFRRNSTHAWVELYSISGRWRSFDPTPPLFVVKMERPSWMAMKMEALRARMARMFHLLRDGEWRGALNSWQDVSRDVLSSSLFNWIFAIAVVALASFLAWKRWRRRGRRPGYGASVLQLVRMLDSAEKMLAALGLRRRPGETVAAFADRCRTFTPATKKGQMRLHRALEILDEYEDKRWKPASR; this comes from the coding sequence ATGAGAAAGTTCTCCTTCCGCGAAATATCGAAGACGCTCCTCCTCTGCGCTGCGTCGCTGAACCTGGGGTTCTCTTCTGATTTGCCTTGGCTCGGGTTTGCCTTTGCCGTGGCGTTTGCGGTACTTTTATTCCGCTACGATGCCGCGCATGTTCCCGTGTACCGCAAGTCGGTCGCCTACGGGCTTATCGTCCCCTTCGCCTTCTGGTGGGTGTTCAGCCCCGAGGTGGAATACGGGATGTCGCCCTGGCTTGTTTACATTCCCGCATATTACCTCCTTTCGCTTGCGTACCTGCAAAAACGCAGCCTCGGTAACGGCGGTTACGACGTGTTCGTCCTCTTCAACGGCGTGGCGGTGCTCCTGTTGAGTTGCTACCAGGCTCGTGCGGTTGGTGTCGCGGTGAATTTCGCGACTCTGCTGTTGTTGCTCCATGCTTATGGAAGGCCGGGAGTCAAATTGTGGAAGCATGCGCTGTTTTTGCTCCTGTTCGCAGGCTTCACCGCGATTTCGTTTGGCGGGCTCAAGTACTGGCGTTCGCACGGGCAGTACCGTTCCCAAAAGGCTGCCGATTATTTCGCGAAGCGCCACCTGATGGGATTCGACCCCGTGGTGAAACTCGGGTCCTTCGAATCGAATTTCGTGAACAAGTACAATCGCGAAGTGGTGCTGCGCGTGTGGGATACTCTCGCTCCGAATTACATGCGCGCCGCCGTCTACGAGAAGTACGTGGGCGGCATCTGGAAATTGCCTGCGCACAGTGAACGCCAGCTTTATCCCGCCCGCTACAAGGTGGATTACGCCGTTTTTGAGAAGGGTGATTCGGCATCGGCTTCTAACCGTTCGCGCTCGGTGTGGGTGCAGTCTGCGCTCGACAATTTCGGATTCATTTTCGCCCCATACGAGGCTGTTGCCGTTGCCGCGAAGAATGCGGATTCTGTGGAGTATTTCAAGTCGAATGTGTTCAAGCAAGGCGAAACCCGGCGGGGAGACTGGTTCTACTACATGCCGACGGATTCCGCCGACCCTTATGCCACATTCGAGGGTTATGGCGATGCGCCCGATAGCGCCTACCTGCAGGTGTTCGCGCCGTTGGCGGGCTTCCTCGATACGGTCGCGACGGAGATGGGGCTTGATACGCTTGCCGGTTACCCGGATTCTGTGAAGCCGTATGCCTATTCCCACGCTATCGGTTCGTATTTCCTGCTCAATTTCGCCTATTCCTTGCGCGTTGATGAATCCGGTGCCACCGCCGAAGCCAAACTTGGCCCGCATTCCGATCCGCTGCGCATCTTCTGGGCCACTCGTTCGGGCTATTGCGAATACTATGCGACTTTGTCTGTACTCCTGTTGCGGCGTGCGGGTATCCCTGCGCGCTACGTGACGGGTTTTGCCCGCCCGGAAGTCATGCCGGGCCGCCCTTATGCGCTGTTCCGCCGAAACTCTACGCATGCGTGGGTTGAACTCTATAGTATTTCGGGCCGTTGGAGATCTTTCGATCCGACACCGCCGCTCTTTGTGGTGAAGATGGAACGCCCGTCGTGGATGGCGATGAAAATGGAAGCACTCCGGGCTCGCATGGCGCGGATGTTCCACCTCCTCAGGGACGGGGAATGGAGGGGCGCGTTGAATTCCTGGCAAGACGTCTCCCGCGATGTTCTTTCGAGTTCGCTGTTCAACTGGATTTTCGCCATCGCCGTCGTTGCGCTGGCGTCGTTCCTGGCCTGGAAAAGATGGCGTCGTCGCGGTAGGCGCCCCGGCTATGGAGCTTCGGTCCTACAGCTTGTGCGCATGCTCGATTCTGCCGAGAAGATGTTGGCCGCCCTTGGGCTTCGCCGCCGTCCCGGTGAAACGGTCGCTGCTTTTGCCGATCGTTGCCGCACATTTACGCCGGCGACAAAAAAAGGGCAGATGCGGTTGCATCGTGCCCTGGAAATTCTCGACGAGTACGAGGATAAACGCTGGAAACCCGCCTCGCGTTGA
- a CDS encoding DUF58 domain-containing protein: MRRFLSWFLGAIPRAPKRAGLLMRLYYVWREYFTYPGRACAALFLFSIFAGAFAGFWAAWVFSGFVFLFFLSLVPSLFLTSKKTKLSGSVSRVENATEGDNAYVSVRLQAGTAIDCVWASCSRMDPSLDGENSPELRGVPAGGTGELRACIRTRFRGAYRIPKVSLTVPEIKGMLCNPFKVGEAEILVYPRPKNVTAFPFLTTGQSGLAFVPLLMSNFMRGLDFAGVREYREGDSLRDLYYRAFARYGRPFTKEFEGERGAGVVLVLDTRARNLREKSVLEPMIRLAAGIGMWLLDRGILGRLFVCDDEFSLAGTDAASVLLETLARIPCAEIYARDKRVGDPKKAFDGLKKDSRGQKQASRGRGDEPELWSPAARPMGPVLRVGLFAVKDPLVHKQVVVCASARENSDDTLFVPVENLDAGEVSL, from the coding sequence ATGCGCCGATTCTTGAGCTGGTTCCTGGGTGCGATTCCCCGTGCGCCCAAGCGTGCGGGACTGCTGATGCGCCTCTACTACGTGTGGAGGGAGTATTTCACGTACCCGGGCCGCGCCTGCGCCGCCCTGTTCCTCTTCTCCATATTCGCGGGTGCCTTCGCCGGCTTTTGGGCCGCCTGGGTTTTCTCGGGCTTCGTTTTCCTCTTTTTCCTCTCGCTGGTCCCGTCGCTCTTCCTCACGTCCAAAAAGACGAAGCTCTCGGGTTCCGTTTCGCGTGTCGAGAACGCTACCGAGGGCGATAATGCCTACGTCTCGGTGCGCCTCCAGGCCGGAACCGCAATCGATTGCGTGTGGGCGTCGTGCTCCCGCATGGATCCGTCGCTCGATGGCGAGAACTCTCCGGAACTCCGCGGGGTTCCCGCGGGTGGCACGGGCGAACTGCGGGCCTGCATCCGCACGCGGTTCCGGGGCGCCTACCGCATCCCGAAGGTTTCGCTCACGGTTCCCGAAATCAAGGGCATGCTCTGCAATCCCTTCAAGGTGGGCGAGGCGGAAATTCTCGTGTATCCGCGCCCGAAGAACGTCACCGCCTTCCCGTTTTTGACTACGGGCCAGAGCGGGCTTGCGTTCGTGCCGCTTTTGATGAGCAATTTTATGCGCGGGCTCGATTTTGCGGGTGTGCGCGAGTACCGCGAGGGCGATTCCCTGCGCGACTTGTACTACAGGGCGTTCGCGCGTTACGGGCGGCCCTTCACCAAGGAGTTCGAGGGCGAACGCGGCGCGGGCGTGGTGCTTGTGCTCGATACCCGCGCGCGCAACCTGCGCGAAAAGTCTGTGCTCGAACCCATGATCCGGCTTGCGGCGGGAATCGGGATGTGGCTTCTGGACCGGGGAATCCTCGGGCGCCTCTTTGTGTGCGATGACGAGTTCTCGCTTGCGGGAACGGATGCCGCGAGCGTCTTGCTCGAGACTCTTGCCCGCATACCTTGCGCCGAAATTTATGCCCGCGATAAACGTGTCGGCGACCCGAAAAAGGCATTTGACGGTTTGAAAAAAGATTCTCGGGGCCAGAAACAAGCGTCCCGCGGTCGCGGCGACGAGCCCGAACTCTGGTCGCCCGCGGCGCGCCCGATGGGGCCGGTGCTTCGCGTGGGGCTCTTCGCGGTCAAGGATCCGCTGGTCCACAAGCAGGTCGTGGTGTGCGCTTCTGCCCGTGAGAACAGCGACGATACCTTGTTCGTTCCCGTCGAAAATCTGGATGCGGGGGAGGTCTCGTTATGA
- a CDS encoding MoxR family ATPase, protein MVKRLMDALDSVLLGKHDSVEMLVMALLADGHVLIEDVPGTGKTTLAKALAVAIGADFARIQFTPDLLPADVTGGAVYRANTGDFEIRRGPVFTQVLLADEINRASPRTQSALLEAMEERQVSLEGEAHRLPELFFVLATENPVEFHGVFPLPEAQMDRFMVRLSIGYPTLETEMQILHGHREGTPLQRLSAVTSVQEVLAARETVRKVHIDEALERYAVMLVQATRSDAGVRLAASPRAGLNLVKMARASAFVAGRDFVNPDDIQKVFYPVMEHRVFPKDAARGASRDVLAGILRQVDIPK, encoded by the coding sequence ATGGTAAAGCGCTTGATGGATGCTCTCGATTCCGTGCTGCTCGGCAAGCACGACAGCGTGGAAATGCTCGTGATGGCGCTTCTCGCCGATGGTCACGTGCTCATAGAGGATGTTCCCGGTACCGGGAAGACGACGCTCGCGAAGGCGCTCGCAGTGGCCATAGGGGCGGACTTTGCCCGTATCCAGTTCACGCCCGACCTGCTCCCGGCCGACGTTACGGGGGGCGCCGTGTACAGGGCGAATACCGGAGATTTCGAAATCCGCAGGGGTCCCGTTTTCACGCAGGTGCTCTTGGCCGACGAAATCAACCGAGCTTCTCCCCGAACGCAGAGTGCGCTTTTGGAAGCGATGGAAGAACGCCAGGTGAGCCTCGAGGGCGAGGCCCACAGGCTGCCCGAACTCTTCTTTGTGCTTGCGACGGAAAACCCGGTGGAGTTCCACGGGGTTTTCCCGCTGCCCGAGGCTCAGATGGACCGCTTTATGGTGCGGCTCTCCATCGGGTACCCGACTTTGGAAACAGAAATGCAGATTCTGCACGGGCACCGCGAGGGAACACCCCTCCAGAGGCTCTCCGCCGTTACGAGCGTGCAGGAGGTTCTCGCCGCCCGCGAGACGGTGCGGAAGGTGCATATCGACGAAGCGCTCGAACGCTATGCGGTCATGCTCGTGCAGGCGACCCGCAGTGATGCGGGCGTTAGGCTTGCGGCCAGCCCTCGCGCCGGCCTCAACCTGGTCAAGATGGCCCGCGCGAGCGCTTTTGTCGCGGGGCGTGACTTCGTGAATCCGGACGATATCCAGAAGGTCTTCTATCCGGTCATGGAACATCGCGTGTTCCCGAAGGACGCCGCACGGGGCGCGAGCCGTGATGTCCTCGCCGGAATTCTCCGTCAGGTAGACATCCCGAAATAG
- the nadE gene encoding NAD(+) synthase, translated as MKVYLVQMEVVPGKPEENIKKMKAAVARAKKAGAEAVVFPEFAISGDLFKLGSRQEEIGFQIKCNDAEKVLEKLSRGIEILVGTSAMLDECMYNHYVDGCMDGWDNDFEVVSDYQEFSVVKEGFVDEFCTDFVKENKKAIVYMGAVGTENSGKNIYALDGGCRVYDKTGKVAYRMPQFRECEALLDITKGRVKFVSGEKSVKPAEPIAALHDALVYMIRENLKKFHIERMVIGASGGIDSAVSAVLYAEAIGAKNVYLVNMPTKFNSDTTKNAARDLANNLKTPYMVAPISDMLDAVCESLGKCSFVRSDKKIKVEGLAYENLQARTRSSSVLLSIASVLGAGVTCNGNKSEATAGYCTLYGDTCGVMCALGDLWKTQVYELAGYINRKKEIIPKASIDVPASAELSEAMNVDEGKGDPIKYPYHDKLFAFWVDGNHGLDETEELLEKGTLCKEIGADPKYFKKLFKTKADALEDMRAWHRRFRGLALAKRIQFPPILSVSGMAFGGEYRESQGV; from the coding sequence ATGAAAGTCTATTTAGTGCAGATGGAAGTCGTCCCGGGAAAGCCGGAAGAAAATATCAAGAAGATGAAGGCCGCGGTCGCTCGCGCGAAGAAGGCTGGTGCCGAGGCGGTGGTGTTCCCGGAGTTCGCCATATCCGGCGATCTCTTCAAGCTCGGTTCCAGGCAGGAAGAAATCGGCTTCCAAATCAAGTGCAACGATGCGGAAAAGGTTCTTGAAAAGCTTTCGCGCGGTATCGAAATCCTTGTGGGTACGAGCGCCATGCTCGACGAATGCATGTACAACCACTATGTCGATGGCTGCATGGATGGCTGGGACAACGACTTCGAGGTCGTTTCGGATTACCAGGAATTCTCTGTCGTAAAGGAAGGCTTTGTCGACGAGTTCTGCACGGATTTCGTGAAGGAGAACAAGAAGGCTATTGTTTACATGGGCGCCGTCGGGACGGAAAATTCCGGCAAGAACATCTATGCGCTCGATGGCGGCTGCCGCGTGTACGACAAGACGGGCAAGGTGGCCTACCGCATGCCGCAGTTCCGCGAATGCGAAGCGCTGCTGGATATTACCAAGGGCCGCGTGAAGTTTGTTTCGGGCGAGAAGTCCGTAAAGCCTGCCGAACCGATTGCGGCGCTGCACGACGCACTCGTGTACATGATTCGCGAGAACCTGAAGAAGTTCCATATCGAACGCATGGTCATCGGTGCGAGCGGCGGTATCGACAGCGCCGTGTCTGCGGTGTTGTATGCGGAAGCGATTGGTGCGAAGAACGTGTACCTCGTGAACATGCCGACGAAGTTCAATTCCGATACCACGAAGAATGCGGCTCGCGACCTGGCGAATAACCTGAAGACTCCCTACATGGTCGCTCCGATTTCGGATATGCTGGATGCGGTCTGCGAGAGCCTCGGAAAATGCTCCTTTGTCCGCAGCGACAAGAAAATCAAGGTGGAAGGACTTGCCTACGAAAACCTTCAGGCGCGTACCCGTTCGTCTTCCGTGCTGCTTTCGATTGCCTCCGTGCTCGGCGCGGGCGTCACGTGCAACGGCAACAAGAGCGAAGCCACTGCCGGCTATTGCACGCTCTATGGCGATACCTGCGGCGTGATGTGCGCTCTCGGCGACCTGTGGAAGACGCAGGTGTACGAACTGGCTGGCTACATCAACCGCAAGAAGGAAATTATCCCGAAGGCGTCCATCGACGTGCCGGCGAGTGCAGAACTCAGCGAGGCGATGAACGTGGACGAGGGCAAGGGCGACCCGATCAAGTACCCGTATCACGACAAACTTTTCGCCTTCTGGGTCGACGGGAACCACGGCCTGGACGAGACCGAGGAATTGCTCGAGAAGGGAACGCTCTGCAAGGAAATCGGGGCCGACCCGAAGTACTTCAAGAAACTTTTCAAGACCAAGGCCGATGCGCTCGAGGATATGCGCGCATGGCACAGGCGGTTCCGCGGGCTCGCTCTCGCGAAGCGCATCCAGTTCCCGCCGATTCTTTCGGTGAGCGGGATGGCGTTCGGTGGCGAATACCGCGAAAGCCAGGGTGTGTAG
- a CDS encoding NAD-dependent epimerase/dehydratase family protein, with translation MKALVTGGAGVVGRALCRELLKRGVCVRVLSLPGDSLVQSLPAGVEVAYGNVADYKSIRPAFEGVDCVFHLAAILLSNDPRAFEKINAGGTRNVVSACQDAGIRRLLYVSSISVTYPVLTPYGASKRAGEAAVKESGLEWTIVRPTLVIGDGGGVEFRMFADFVCRFPIYPMPGGGTAKKRPVRSVDLVKGIAAAGLANEAVGKTYALAGPEVMTMAEMARRVLGQAGLRHWMLSVPWWLAKRLAVFKNRIGGRRVSAEQALAGFLYDAVPDIESAKKDLEYHPEAAL, from the coding sequence ATGAAGGCGCTTGTAACGGGAGGTGCAGGCGTCGTAGGGAGGGCGCTCTGCCGGGAACTTTTGAAACGCGGTGTGTGTGTCCGCGTTCTTTCGCTCCCGGGCGATTCACTGGTGCAGTCGCTTCCGGCTGGAGTGGAAGTCGCCTATGGCAATGTCGCGGATTACAAGTCCATTCGCCCCGCGTTCGAGGGCGTGGACTGCGTGTTCCACCTGGCGGCAATTCTCCTTTCTAACGACCCGCGGGCCTTCGAGAAGATAAACGCGGGCGGTACGCGGAACGTGGTTTCGGCGTGCCAGGACGCGGGCATCCGCAGGCTCCTTTATGTATCGAGTATTTCGGTCACCTACCCGGTGCTTACCCCCTATGGCGCGAGCAAGCGTGCGGGGGAGGCTGCGGTGAAGGAATCCGGGCTCGAATGGACCATCGTGCGGCCGACTCTCGTGATAGGCGACGGCGGTGGCGTGGAATTCCGCATGTTCGCGGATTTCGTATGCAGGTTCCCGATTTACCCGATGCCCGGCGGCGGTACCGCGAAGAAGCGCCCGGTACGGAGCGTGGACCTGGTGAAGGGCATTGCCGCCGCGGGGCTTGCGAACGAGGCGGTGGGCAAGACCTATGCGCTTGCCGGGCCCGAGGTGATGACGATGGCCGAAATGGCGCGTCGCGTGCTTGGCCAGGCGGGCCTCCGGCACTGGATGTTGAGCGTTCCCTGGTGGCTTGCGAAGAGGCTCGCGGTGTTCAAGAACCGTATTGGCGGCCGTCGCGTATCTGCCGAACAGGCGCTTGCCGGATTCCTCTATGACGCCGTTCCGGACATAGAAAGTGCGAAAAAAGACCTTGAATATCACCCTGAGGCCGCTTTATAG
- a CDS encoding DnaA/Hda family protein, producing the protein MDNTIALLNLSTSPWQSVKDYMLSQGEFSSFGMQFLETIEFEGMSGGIAWLSVPDKFRETWLNSHYGDLLRKAFSTVLGSAFEDYKVRLRAVSAPVPEMKFPNPVPAVVKQAARQAAQVKRVKKKAALGSPMYAGYTFENFVEGSCNSLALKACLTVVEKPGDLPMNPLLVYGASGLGKTHLLQAVAARLSSKNPEMRVVYRQAYDFLRDTMSIVEASVAKEWAKRDELKEKFRQLYSECDLLLIDDIQLLKSGVYSQEILAKMINSLRNSGKQVILSCDRHPASFKKLAAGEKPSRDASVPQLTSVLLNHLENCVAVGMDEPDLNTRMGVIRMKSERLPFASDDREEICRFLSIPPRANFRLIEGVLNWLDAMHSLNGVELNLHSIKQLLVSPQNDGATLTLKCISETVAASFNIDAVVLSSKRQDKGASIPRKIAMFLCRELTSETEQEVGKIFNRDYSTVIAAIRSLVAMMDKDVALARRVRDIRYMLET; encoded by the coding sequence GTGGATAATACGATTGCTTTATTGAATTTGTCGACTTCGCCCTGGCAGTCCGTGAAGGATTATATGCTGTCGCAGGGTGAATTCAGCTCTTTTGGGATGCAGTTCCTCGAGACTATTGAGTTCGAGGGCATGTCCGGCGGGATAGCCTGGCTTTCAGTTCCCGACAAGTTCCGTGAAACTTGGCTCAACAGCCATTACGGCGATCTCCTGCGCAAGGCTTTTTCTACAGTCCTCGGGTCCGCTTTTGAAGATTATAAGGTGCGTCTGCGCGCCGTTTCTGCCCCTGTTCCCGAGATGAAGTTCCCGAACCCCGTGCCCGCCGTGGTGAAGCAGGCTGCAAGGCAGGCCGCCCAGGTGAAGCGCGTAAAGAAGAAGGCCGCTCTCGGCTCCCCGATGTATGCGGGCTATACGTTCGAGAATTTCGTGGAAGGCTCCTGCAATTCCCTCGCGCTCAAGGCGTGCCTCACCGTGGTCGAAAAGCCCGGTGACCTTCCGATGAACCCGCTCCTCGTATATGGCGCTTCGGGTCTCGGCAAGACGCACTTGCTCCAGGCCGTTGCCGCAAGGCTTTCCTCGAAGAATCCGGAAATGCGTGTCGTATACCGCCAGGCATACGATTTCTTGCGCGATACGATGTCCATCGTCGAGGCTTCTGTCGCCAAGGAATGGGCGAAGCGCGATGAGCTGAAGGAAAAGTTCAGGCAGCTTTATTCGGAATGCGATTTGCTGCTGATTGACGATATCCAGCTGCTCAAGAGCGGCGTCTACAGCCAGGAAATCCTCGCCAAGATGATCAACAGCCTGCGCAACAGCGGCAAGCAGGTCATCCTTTCGTGCGACCGCCATCCGGCTTCGTTCAAGAAGCTCGCCGCGGGTGAGAAGCCTTCTAGGGATGCCTCCGTTCCGCAGCTGACCTCGGTGCTCCTGAACCATCTGGAAAACTGTGTCGCGGTCGGCATGGACGAGCCCGACTTGAATACTCGTATGGGCGTCATCCGCATGAAATCCGAACGCCTGCCGTTCGCGAGCGACGACCGCGAAGAAATTTGCAGGTTCCTTTCCATACCTCCGCGCGCCAACTTCCGCCTTATCGAAGGCGTGCTCAACTGGCTCGATGCGATGCACAGCCTGAACGGTGTGGAACTGAACCTGCACAGCATTAAGCAGCTGCTCGTCTCCCCGCAGAACGACGGCGCGACGCTCACGCTCAAGTGCATCAGCGAGACGGTCGCCGCCTCCTTCAATATCGATGCGGTCGTGCTTTCTTCGAAGCGCCAGGACAAGGGCGCTTCCATCCCGCGCAAGATTGCCATGTTCCTCTGCCGCGAACTCACCTCGGAGACGGAACAGGAAGTGGGAAAGATCTTCAACCGCGATTACTCCACGGTGATCGCCGCCATTCGCTCCCTGGTTGCCATGATGGACAAGGATGTAGCCCTTGCGAGGCGCGTCAGGGACATCCGTTACATGCTGGAAACCTGA
- a CDS encoding TIGR02171 family protein has translation MVRIFLLIVLALIAGCSNSESVNSLNNYEPFSLDDGMVLVHASDKSVNLGTNDVEALPTVKPSMRVEFSYDFYIGKREVTFGEYGKVRGIHFDSELKNQPVSNVTFFDAVLYANALSKKHGLDTVYTYTKAVIDDDGHCVSMLDFSTRFDVDAFRLPTEAEWTLVAENNWKKACGEKPTVPCDFAGGVKEWVNDWLGGYRDTTLENYVGIFGGGFLNTRILKGGSFRDDSADVHVYDRSDVYPVTADLRMDYIGFRIAYGAIPNPVMTDYRGYIVHDDVKVLITSEEFRSIFGTMEAKLVFRNEASGNLMFVNFIGGDPVVHEIVDTMEVYHPAISPDGRYVAFSTVPEGVSSDKSTIFVRSLDIASGVVKRLRGFSGAIPRWRVLDSGDTVVVFVDYSGNNKDDAAFHAASTWQVVFGNAAFREDSKLFGGAYHGGISEDWRLAVTGARLLRAKRAKEGKTLLEESEEELWYGGEQACNASLAQDGSKRTLFLDFGGRTGRDFTGKQYGTHEMLLVADSLGNLVQGVPSPASYTFDHTEWTSNEDVVVATLVDKNGAHGKIVTVNLKDSSITELVEGNDVTYPDLWIGEKPVLAGKDTLVQDSAGAYMFAGGSMEMSLYRYKLELLWQYRDTADVVILGSSRPLAAVDPVALKHYFAVNLAQTPNSMAVSRALFERYVLGNVDRLRYIIVSLDIDFWWKDSTSDNFFYDRYKFYPGFVYDENHNYWKDDRDARILEYTRAAVGSEEADRIMYHRGLMVSSGPGWLEKPTILQDSLWNHYLPDRFDANVDILEDMVKLAGEHGVKVIGVIFPQNPNYRKTGAFGRYGIARSEAPELIAKISALEKKYDNFHLVDENKMGKHDYTSSMAENDDHLNRYGARVLSVRLDSVLVKLDSK, from the coding sequence ATGGTGCGAATCTTTCTTTTGATTGTCCTTGCTTTGATTGCTGGATGCTCTAATTCGGAATCGGTCAACTCTCTCAACAACTACGAGCCTTTTTCCCTTGACGACGGAATGGTTCTTGTTCACGCATCGGACAAGAGCGTGAATCTCGGGACGAATGATGTTGAGGCCTTGCCTACGGTGAAGCCTTCCATGCGCGTGGAATTTTCGTATGACTTCTACATCGGCAAGCGTGAAGTCACCTTCGGTGAATACGGGAAGGTTCGTGGAATCCATTTCGATTCCGAGCTGAAGAACCAGCCGGTCTCGAACGTGACTTTTTTCGATGCGGTCCTGTATGCGAACGCCTTGAGCAAAAAGCACGGGTTGGATACGGTGTATACTTATACGAAGGCTGTGATTGATGACGATGGGCACTGCGTCTCGATGCTCGATTTTTCTACCCGGTTCGATGTCGACGCGTTCAGGTTGCCGACCGAGGCGGAATGGACGCTGGTCGCGGAGAACAACTGGAAAAAGGCGTGTGGCGAGAAGCCGACGGTCCCCTGCGATTTTGCCGGCGGTGTCAAGGAATGGGTGAACGACTGGCTCGGCGGTTACAGGGATACGACCCTGGAAAATTATGTGGGGATTTTCGGTGGCGGATTCCTCAATACGAGAATTTTGAAGGGCGGCTCCTTCAGGGACGATTCCGCAGATGTCCACGTGTACGACAGGAGCGATGTGTATCCTGTGACGGCTGACTTGAGGATGGACTATATCGGGTTCCGTATCGCGTACGGCGCCATTCCGAATCCGGTCATGACGGACTATAGGGGCTATATCGTTCACGACGACGTGAAGGTGCTGATAACCTCCGAAGAGTTTCGCTCGATTTTCGGTACCATGGAAGCGAAGCTTGTTTTCAGGAACGAAGCTTCGGGCAATCTCATGTTTGTCAATTTTATCGGCGGGGATCCGGTGGTGCACGAGATTGTCGATACCATGGAAGTCTACCATCCGGCCATATCTCCCGATGGCAGGTATGTGGCTTTCTCGACCGTGCCGGAAGGCGTTTCTTCGGACAAGTCGACGATTTTTGTCCGCTCCTTGGATATCGCTAGCGGGGTCGTGAAGAGGCTCAGGGGTTTTTCGGGAGCGATTCCCCGTTGGCGCGTGCTGGATAGCGGCGATACGGTGGTCGTTTTCGTGGATTATTCTGGGAACAACAAGGACGATGCTGCTTTCCATGCGGCCTCGACCTGGCAGGTCGTTTTTGGAAATGCGGCCTTCAGGGAAGATTCGAAACTTTTCGGCGGCGCCTATCATGGCGGAATCAGCGAGGACTGGCGCCTGGCCGTTACCGGTGCGCGCCTGCTGCGTGCAAAACGCGCGAAGGAAGGAAAGACTCTGCTCGAGGAATCCGAAGAAGAATTGTGGTACGGCGGCGAACAGGCGTGCAATGCGAGCCTGGCTCAGGATGGGAGCAAGCGCACGCTGTTCCTGGATTTCGGTGGACGGACCGGTAGGGACTTCACCGGGAAGCAATACGGGACGCACGAAATGCTCCTTGTGGCCGATAGCCTCGGGAATCTTGTACAGGGCGTGCCGTCGCCGGCGTCGTACACGTTTGACCATACGGAATGGACTTCGAACGAGGATGTCGTGGTTGCGACGCTTGTGGACAAGAACGGGGCGCACGGCAAGATTGTTACGGTCAATTTGAAGGATTCGTCGATTACGGAACTTGTGGAAGGGAACGACGTCACGTATCCGGATTTGTGGATTGGCGAGAAGCCTGTGCTCGCGGGAAAGGATACCTTGGTGCAGGATAGTGCGGGTGCCTACATGTTCGCCGGCGGTAGCATGGAGATGTCCCTTTACCGTTATAAGCTTGAACTGTTGTGGCAGTACCGCGATACGGCCGACGTGGTGATTCTCGGTTCCTCGCGCCCGCTGGCGGCGGTGGACCCGGTTGCCTTGAAGCATTACTTTGCGGTGAACTTGGCACAGACTCCGAATTCCATGGCTGTTTCCCGTGCGCTTTTCGAACGCTATGTCCTTGGCAATGTGGACAGGCTGCGCTATATCATCGTTTCCCTGGATATCGATTTCTGGTGGAAGGATTCAACTTCCGATAATTTCTTCTACGACAGGTATAAATTCTATCCGGGATTCGTCTATGACGAAAATCATAATTACTGGAAGGACGATCGTGATGCGCGGATACTGGAATACACCAGGGCAGCAGTCGGGAGCGAGGAGGCGGACCGGATTATGTATCACCGCGGGCTCATGGTGTCGTCGGGTCCGGGCTGGCTGGAGAAGCCTACTATCTTGCAGGACAGTTTGTGGAACCATTACCTCCCAGATCGCTTTGACGCCAACGTGGATATCCTAGAAGATATGGTGAAACTTGCCGGCGAACACGGTGTCAAAGTCATTGGGGTTATTTTCCCGCAGAATCCCAATTATAGGAAGACGGGAGCGTTCGGCCGCTATGGAATTGCGCGCAGCGAGGCTCCGGAACTTATCGCGAAGATATCCGCGCTGGAAAAGAAGTACGACAATTTCCACCTAGTAGATGAAAACAAGATGGGCAAGCACGATTACACCTCGTCGATGGCGGAAAACGATGACCATCTCAACCGTTACGGTGCGAGGGTGCTGTCTGTCCGGCTTGATTCCGTGCTTGTAAAACTGGATTCTAAATGA